CCAGTTCAATTTCCGGCATCATGACTTTACCGAATCTTTCGGTAATTTCCACCAATCCAAATTTCGCCGTTTTGGCGTTAAAATAGGTTTCAATACTGGGCGTCGCAGAGCCCAATAACACTTTTGCCCCAAAATAACCTGCCAGTACGATTGCTGCATCACGGGCATGGTAGCGCGGAGCCGGATCCTGCTGTTTGAACGTCTGCTCATGCTCTTCATCCACAATGACCAACCCAAGGTTCGAAAAAGGCAAGAACAAGGCAGAACGGGCACCAATAACAATTTTTGCCTTATCCGATTGCTGCAATACCTGATTCCAGACCTCAACGCGTTCATTATTACTGTATTTGGAATGGTATACTGCAACCTGGTTCCCGAAATAAAACTGTAACCGTTGTACCAATTGTGTCGTCAGGGCTATTTCAGGCAGCAGGTACATTACTTGCTTCCCCTGATTGATATATTCTTCAATCTGGCGAATGTAAATCTCCGTTTTACCGCTCGCTGTCACACCGTGCAAAAGACAGACTTCTTTGCTTTCAAAAGCGTCATTGATACCGTCAAAAGCTTTTTGCTGTGCATCACTGAGTGACGGTCGGGTATCGTTCATTTCTCCGGTATACACCACACGGTCTTCCTGCAGGTAGTACTGCTCCATAACTCCTTTGTCAATCAGCGCTTTCACTCCGGCTACCGAAGCTCCGGAAGCTTCTACAAGCTGATTTACGGTAATGGGCTTTTTTTCACGGGCACTTAACTGAAAAAAGCTCAACAGAATTTCTTTTTGCTTTCGGGCATTTTTCAGCAATTCCAACAATGCTGCCAATGCCTCATCGGTATGATGATTGGGATGGATGCGAACATACCGGGTCAGTTTGGGCTTATAAACTTCCTGTACCTCTTCCTGAAGAATAAGGATACCTTTATCAATTAGCTTCTGGATGACCGGAAAAATGTTCTTCCGGTTCAAGATATCCATGATATCTTTGATCTTAAGGGCACTTTGCTGTTGCAGAGCCTCATAGATCAGGAATTCATCATCGGTAAATGTTGCACTGTCTGCAAATACGTCCTGCTTTTGAGAAATAATCGTTTCGCTTTCCAGCAATAAGGCCGAAGGCATAGCGCCGCGGTAGACATCCCCGATCGCACACATATAATACGAAGCGATCCATTGCCAGTGCCGAAGCTGGTATTCGCTTACCACAGGCTCTTCATCTAAAATCTGATGAATTTCTTTGGCCTCATACAGCTCAGGCTTCTTTGAATGGATATCGATTACAAGTCCGGTGTAAATCTTGCTTTTCCCGAAAGGCACCGTAACCCTCATTCCTTTTTGGATGTACTGGGATTCAGCTTCCGTGATGGAATATGTAAAGGTTTTATCCAGGGAAAGGGGTAATACGATTTCGGCGAAAAACATGGTTATTTTTTTATTTAAATGCAGGAAAGTGGCTTTTTCCGGATTCCTGAAAATGCCTCTTTTATTGCACTACAAATATAGTATTTTGTTGCTCAAATCCCACATGCATTCTACGGGGAAGCTGTATTTCCATAGGAGACAACTCTTACTGTTCCCTCATCCCTTCCCTTTGATTTCCCATAGCCCCGACAGACGGGGTATCTTTTACAGTCCCTGCTTTTGGACTGTAAAAAAATACAACCAGATGGCGGGAACTGCCTCAAAAACGAAGCCCTTTCCTTTTGCTCCAAAAAAAAACACCTCATTGCTGAAGTGTTTTTATACTTGTTAACTGCTGTATTATTTAACCCTGGACCAGGTTTGTGTTCTTCCTAATAATGAAATCCCCACATATCCGCGGACATTCAGTTTATCTTTACCATCGAGTGAAATCGTACATTTGTATAATTTCCCTTTTTGCGGATCTAAAATTTTACCATTGGTATATTCGTCTCCTTTTTTCTCTAATCCTTTGATAATAGTCAGTCCTAAAATAGGCTTGTCTTTATCGGTACCAGTACAATTCTGGCATTTGGATGCTTTTTTCTCCGGATTTAATATCTCTACAACTTTCCCGTAGATCTTACCGTCTTTCTCTGTAATCTCGACAATGGATTTGGCGTCGCCGGTTTCATCATCAATTGTTTTCCATTTTCCTGTTACCTGCGCCTGTGCGGAACAAATTCCTGCCACCGCGATGAATAGGAGTGTCAAAAAGTGATTTTTCATCATTGTAAGGGTTTTAGTTTTGCTAAATATATAAATTTTTTCTTTTTAATTTATGAATTGTGGCATTTAATTCGAATCCTAATAACAAAATAACACAATTCAACCAGATGTAAATCATCAAAACAAGAAGCGTACCAATAGATCCGTACAACTCATTATAACGGGAAAAACGCAGCACATAAATTCCGAAAAAGTAGGATGAAATAATAATCAATATCGTCGTGAATATGGAGCCAATACTGATAAAAGCATTCCTGGAATATTCTTTGGAACCAAATTTAAACACAATGGAAGTCGTCACCAAAATCATAAGCATCACAAAGATGTAACGTCCCCAAACGACCAGATAGACTTTATCCAGCAGCGCATAATCAGCTTGCAGTTTTTGAATCAGCACCTCAAATATTACAATTGCCGCTACTGTAAAAATCAGGATGAGTGACAGTACCACGCCCATACCCAAAGCTACAGCATATTGCCTGAAAAAATTACGCTTTTCAATGACATGATAGGAATTCTGGAATCCTCCTAATATTGCATTCACCCCATTGGCCATTAATATAATCGACAGCAAAATCCCCGAAGACAAAAGGCTCTTGTAGCTCTTCTTCATGATATCCTCAATAATAACCGAAATCGCATCAAATGTATTGGGCGGAACGCTATCGGCTACAAATTGTAAAAAATCCTCCCGGAATCCTTTAATCGGGATATAGGGAATGAGGTTTAAGATAAAAAGGGCAAAGGGGAACAGTGCCATAAAAAAACTGAAGGCAATAGCTGCTGCACGAAACGAAAAAGCACCTTTGGCAATACCGATTCCATACAGTTCCAGTATATCATAAAGTGCCAGCCCCCCGAGGCTCCTGAACTTTACCTTTTTGGCTTTTCGGGCCAGCGTGCGGAGTACGGGTATTTTTTCAATTTGTGCTTCTATTTCCTGTGACATAGTTTGTTTTTATACGGCTATTACCACCGTAGTACCTTTCATTTATTCGATGGCTTTCAGGCTTAAATCCATATTATATACGGAATGTGTCAATGCCCCGGATGAAATATAATTAACCCCACATTCTGCATAGTGGCGTATGGTCGCTTCGTTGATGTTACCGGAAGATTCTGTGGTACTTTGATCGCCAATGAGAGCCACCGCTTCCCGGGTCATAGCATAATCGAAATTATCGAGTAAGATGCGGAATACCCCACCACTTTTCAATATTTCGTCTACCTCATCCAGGTTCCGGGCTTCAACAATGATTTTCAGGTCCAGATTGTTTTCTTTAAGGTACGTTTTGGTTTTGGCAATGGCATTGGTAATCCCACCGGCAAAATCATTATGATTATCCTTTAGCATGACCATGTCATACAGTGCAAAACGATGGTTTTCACCACCACCAATACGTACGGCCCACTTTTCAATGGCGCGGATCCCCGGTGTTGTTTTTCGGGTGTCCAAAATACCGGTTCCGGTGCCTTCCAGCAAATCGACATAGGATTTGGTTTTGGTGGCAATCGCACTCATGCGCTGCATGGCATTGAGCACCAACCGTTCCGATTTCAATATGGATTGTGAGCTGCCCGATACATGAAAAACAACATCGCCATATTTAACGGCTGTACCGTCCTGGATGAATGTTTCCACCACCAGGGCAGGGTCAACATAGGCAAAAATCATTTTGGCAAATTCGACTCCGGCGATGATGCCCTGGTCTTTTACCAGTAATTTGGCTTTTCCCTGTGCTGTTGCCGGGATACAAGCTAATGAGCTGTGGTCTCCACTACCAACGTCTTCGCGGATTCCGTTGGCTATAATTAATTCGAGTTCCTTTTGGAATTGTGCTTCTGATATCATGAATGTCTATTATGATGCTAAAATAGGATATATTTTTGAAACCTGCTCTTATCAAAATCTTAATGCGCCCCTACCCTCATAATTTATTCTGTGAATAACGAGACCTACTGGATTGGTTTCGGGAGGTGTGTATTGCGCTTCTATAGGTGTGGAATTCATTTCTATAGGTATGCTTTGACTTTCTATAGGTGCGGATTTAATTTCTATAGGTCTATTTTAAACTTCGGGAGGTGTGTATCAATATTCTATAGGCGTGCTTTAAACTTAGGCAGGTATGCGTAAATATCCTATAGGTGCGGAATTCATTTCGGGAGGCGTGTATACATATTCTATAGGTGTACACAAACAGGCTATCCATAGATTCCAATATTCTTTTTTTATTTACTATACCACTTCACAAAAAACAAATACATTTACCGGAATTTAACTTCTTTAAAAACAATCCGATAAAACAACTAATCCCTTCCCAATGCTTAAAAAATTACTAGTACTGTTACTCCTGCTCCCTTTGTCTGTTTTTGCAAAATTCTATCAGGGTACTATTACGCTTACCAACGGAACCGTTCGACAGGGCTATATCAAACTTCCAACAGAACCAACGGACTCCAAGATAAAATTCCGTGCGGAGGAAAAAGGTAAAAACGAAAAATACAAAATTAATGAAGTACGAGAATTTGAAATCATCAATGATGATAAAGAAACCATACGCTTTACAACTATCTATCTTGGGAGTCCAAGGCTATTTAACCACTCTGAATTCAAAATAGAAAAAAAGAAATCCTGGGTCAGTATTGTTAAAGAAGGTGGGATCGCCTTATATGGTGCACATTATGCTCCCCGCGCCGGATCTGGTATGCATCCCGGAACCAGTAGTAGCCCCGGAGGTGTTGTATTTTACATCCAAAGACCAGGAGAGACACATGCCCTTTATTTATACACTATTGAAAATTTCAGTTTTACGATCGCGATCAATTCCTTCAAAGAACTGCGAAAAATAATAAAATTATATTTTGATAAAATTTGCCCCAATTTAGAAAGCCTGATTACAAAAGCGGATTTTAAAGAAAATGGCCTTTCCTATATTGTCAATTTATATGATGAGAATTGCGGGAAGGAGTAGCTTTTACTATTTTTTCCTTATCGACAGCACTCTTAATTCCTTTTCATTGCTATGTTTTTTCAAGGCAATTGAACCCCAAAAGCATTATTTGTAATCAGGATTTATATCATTATTCTAGTTGTATACTGCTGTAACATTCAGGTGACTTTACGACTTATACCATACCGCACCGAAATCGATTACCTACGATCTGCCACTTTTGAATTTGATGCAATAAAAGGCACCATGCAGATGCAACAGGATGGAAAAGTTTATAATTTACACGATAATGGAATTGGAACACCTTTAAGAATCAACCTATGAAAAGTTACCTGTTTTTGTTTTTAGCGATTATTTTTGAAATTATTGCTATTACAGCCCTGAAATATTCCGAGCAATTTTCGAAAGTCATACCTTCCATCATTACTGTCCTCGGCTATGCTGTGGCTTTTTATTGCCTGAGCATTACCTTAAAAACGGTTCCGGTAGGAATTGCTTATGCGATATGGTCGGGTGTGGGAATTGTAATGATTACCCTGATCGGTATTGTTGCCTTTAAGCAGATTCCTGATCTTCCGGCAATCCTGGGACTATTACTCATCATTGCTGGTGTAATTATTGTAAATGTATTTTCTAAAACTGCAGGACACTAAACCTGTATATCCTGAAACCTGTATCACTATTAATTCTTTTATCATGTCAAAATCACTGAACGAACTTACTAAAGAAGAGATTGCGCAATTATTTCCGGTTGTTTTAAGCCCTTATGATACGCGTTGGCCGGAACTTTTTGAATTGGAAAAGTGCATCATACTGGAGACACTGGAAAATACGGCTTTGCGAATTGAGCATTTCGGGAGTACTGCCATCCCCGGGCTTACCGCTAAAGACACCATCGACTTACTAATAGAAATTCCAGAAGATGAAAGCCTGCATGCCGATATCATTGAAAAAATGAAGCCGTTAGGTTATGAATTCATGTGGCAAACGGATGCCAATCCACCCTATATGGTATTTGCCAAAGGCTATAATACCGCTAAAAAAGAACAGACCTACCATATCCACATGGGCCCGGGAAATCATTCGCTCTGGGATCGTTTGTATTTCAGGGACTACCTTAGAGAGAACCCGGATCATGCTACTGCATATGAAACCCTAAAATTACAATTGGCAAAACAATATGAGTTTGACCGCGTAGGCTATCGGATTGCCAAAACTGAATTTGTCACCCGTATCACTGCACAGGCCAAAGCATATTATACTACCTGAATTTCATTATCATCTATGATCGATTTTACGACGCTCTGTTATCTGGAAACAGGCAATCTACGCCAGCAAAAAGCTTTTCGTGTATTGACCGATCATACGATACTGGATTGCATATCCGATTTCGATCCGTTACTCGTTGGCACTA
The Flavobacterium kingsejongi genome window above contains:
- a CDS encoding YihY/virulence factor BrkB family protein; the encoded protein is MSQEIEAQIEKIPVLRTLARKAKKVKFRSLGGLALYDILELYGIGIAKGAFSFRAAAIAFSFFMALFPFALFILNLIPYIPIKGFREDFLQFVADSVPPNTFDAISVIIEDIMKKSYKSLLSSGILLSIILMANGVNAILGGFQNSYHVIEKRNFFRQYAVALGMGVVLSLILIFTVAAIVIFEVLIQKLQADYALLDKVYLVVWGRYIFVMLMILVTTSIVFKFGSKEYSRNAFISIGSIFTTILIIISSYFFGIYVLRFSRYNELYGSIGTLLVLMIYIWLNCVILLLGFELNATIHKLKRKNLYI
- the nadC gene encoding carboxylating nicotinate-nucleotide diphosphorylase, with translation MISEAQFQKELELIIANGIREDVGSGDHSSLACIPATAQGKAKLLVKDQGIIAGVEFAKMIFAYVDPALVVETFIQDGTAVKYGDVVFHVSGSSQSILKSERLVLNAMQRMSAIATKTKSYVDLLEGTGTGILDTRKTTPGIRAIEKWAVRIGGGENHRFALYDMVMLKDNHNDFAGGITNAIAKTKTYLKENNLDLKIIVEARNLDEVDEILKSGGVFRILLDNFDYAMTREAVALIGDQSTTESSGNINEATIRHYAECGVNYISSGALTHSVYNMDLSLKAIE
- a CDS encoding DUF2147 domain-containing protein produces the protein MKNHFLTLLFIAVAGICSAQAQVTGKWKTIDDETGDAKSIVEITEKDGKIYGKVVEILNPEKKASKCQNCTGTDKDKPILGLTIIKGLEKKGDEYTNGKILDPQKGKLYKCTISLDGKDKLNVRGYVGISLLGRTQTWSRVK
- the priA gene encoding replication restart helicase PriA, which codes for MFFAEIVLPLSLDKTFTYSITEAESQYIQKGMRVTVPFGKSKIYTGLVIDIHSKKPELYEAKEIHQILDEEPVVSEYQLRHWQWIASYYMCAIGDVYRGAMPSALLLESETIISQKQDVFADSATFTDDEFLIYEALQQQSALKIKDIMDILNRKNIFPVIQKLIDKGILILQEEVQEVYKPKLTRYVRIHPNHHTDEALAALLELLKNARKQKEILLSFFQLSAREKKPITVNQLVEASGASVAGVKALIDKGVMEQYYLQEDRVVYTGEMNDTRPSLSDAQQKAFDGINDAFESKEVCLLHGVTASGKTEIYIRQIEEYINQGKQVMYLLPEIALTTQLVQRLQFYFGNQVAVYHSKYSNNERVEVWNQVLQQSDKAKIVIGARSALFLPFSNLGLVIVDEEHEQTFKQQDPAPRYHARDAAIVLAGYFGAKVLLGSATPSIETYFNAKTAKFGLVEITERFGKVMMPEIELVDLKDCYFRKKMTGHFSDALVQAIAEALMRGEQVILFQNRRGYSPVMECMTCGHVPECPQCDVSLTFHKHKNQLRCHYCGYSMAKPTNCHHCSGIDLMTKGFGTEQVELELKGLFPERRIGRMDQDTTRGKYGYEKIIDSFKNREIDVLVGTQMLAKGLDFDNVSLVGIMNADNMLYHPDFRALERSYQMMTQVAGRAGRSEKRGRVIIQTYNPNHNTIRQVTEGDYFGMFKEQVYERKIYYYPPYFRLVKITLKHRDFDKLKEGAMWLYKVLDQTFDLPVLGPEEPPISRIRNEYIRTILIKIPQDQPIGGVKNTLRKILHSFESVPQYRAVKTAINVDFY
- a CDS encoding DMT family transporter, coding for MKSYLFLFLAIIFEIIAITALKYSEQFSKVIPSIITVLGYAVAFYCLSITLKTVPVGIAYAIWSGVGIVMITLIGIVAFKQIPDLPAILGLLLIIAGVIIVNVFSKTAGH
- a CDS encoding GrpB family protein, translated to MSKSLNELTKEEIAQLFPVVLSPYDTRWPELFELEKCIILETLENTALRIEHFGSTAIPGLTAKDTIDLLIEIPEDESLHADIIEKMKPLGYEFMWQTDANPPYMVFAKGYNTAKKEQTYHIHMGPGNHSLWDRLYFRDYLRENPDHATAYETLKLQLAKQYEFDRVGYRIAKTEFVTRITAQAKAYYTT